GAAGGCGTCCCAGTGGGTGATTCCGGCCTCCCACAGAGTGCGTTCGGTCTGCTCGCCGACACCGCGAACCCCGATGAAACTGTTCTCGACGCGCACGCTCCCCTAGGTGGTGTGGTCGCTGATAAATGAGTCGGTCCAGTCGGTCGGCGTCCCAGTGACCGAAGCGCGAGTCTCACCCGTCGCAGTGAAACTCCCACCGAAGCGTCAGCGGTGCTACCCTCGGTCGTGTCAGCGATCGGCCCTGTGGACGGCTAACGCAACGGGCTTTTGCCCGTCCGCACCGAACGACAGTGCATGACTGCCGTCGAGACCAAGCTCGACGCCGCACGGGCCGATCTGGCCGACCGAGAGCGCGTCCTGATCGCTTTCTCGGGTGGCGTCGACTCAAGCGTCGTCGCCGCACTCGCCCACGACGCGCTGGGCGACGATGCCGTCGCCTGTACCGCAAAGAGCGAGACACTCCCCGAAGCCGAGCTCGTCGACGCCAACCGCGTCGCCGACGAGATCGGCATCCGCCACGAGATCGTCGAGTTCAGCGAACTCGACAGCGAGGCGTTCGTCGCCAACGACGACGAACGGTGCTATCACTGCCGTTCGATGCGCCTCTCGGCGATGTACGACGAGGCCCGCCGGCTCGACATCGACGTGGTCTGTGACGGCACCAACGCCTCGGACCCCGGCGAGGGACACCGTCCCGGCCTCCGGGCCGTCGAGGAGCTGAACGCCTACTCGCCGCTGCTGGAACACGACATCACCAAAGAGGAGGTCCGCGAGATCGCTCGCGAGTACGACCTGTCCGTGGCCGACAAGCCCTCGATGGCCTGTCTCTCCTCCCGGATCCCGACGGGGCTGGAAGTGACCGAGGACCGGCTCTCCCGCGTCGAGAAGGCCGAGCAACTCCTTCGGACCTGGGGCTTCGAGCAGTTCCGCGTGCGCGACCACGACGGGCTCGCTCGCATCGAGGTCGGCGACGACGAACTCGACGTGGCACTGGATCCCGACTTCGTCCGGGCCGCCCGCGACCACGTCGCGGATCTGGGCTTCGACCACGTGACGCTGGATCTCCACGGCTACCAGACCGGGAGCGTGAGCCCCGACGACGAGTCCGAGGACGACGACGCCGTCGTCGAGGACGTGTTCTCGACGGAGTACCCAACCGGGGAGTGAGACGGCCCCGCCGAGCCATTTAGATTTCCGATAGGAGAAATGCGAGATTAAACCACCAATCATTTAGCAGCGGGCTCACCTCGGACAGGATATGTCCCCGGTCGTCTACGTCGGTCCACCGGAGCGAGGCCTCGCCTTCGAGCGTGCCGTCACCGGGTCGGTGCTCGCAGTGGAGACGCCCGACGAGCGCGTCCTCGACGATCCCCGCACGACCTTCGTGGTCGTCGATCCCGTCGGCGAGGTGGACGCGACGCGCCTGGCAGACGCCCCCGTGACGGTGCTGGCCGCCGAGACCAGCGACCTCCCGGACGGCGTCGTCGACGAGCGCGTCGCCGTCGACGGAGAGCCCACGGCGGCGCTTGCCGACCACGTCGATACGCTCGCCGACGAGAGTCTCGAAACGGTCGACGAGCAGGGAGAACTGCGACGCCAGAGCGAGCGACTGGACACGCTCACCAGCAGCATCTCACACGACCTCCAGACGCCGATCCAGCTCGCGATCACGCAGCTCGAACTGTACAGAGAGACCGGCGACGAGACCCACCTCGATCGGCTCGCAGACGCTCACGAGCGGATGCAACGCCTGATCGACGATCTCCTGACCCTGGCGCGACAGGGCGACACCGTCGACGAGCCCCAGCGGGTGTCGCTGGCGTCGGTGTGTGAAGACGCCTGGCGCGGCATCGACACCGGCGGAGCGCGACTTCGGGTCCGTGCCGACGCGACGCTCACTACCACGCCCGGACGGCTCGACCGGCTCCTCTCGAATCTCTTCGTCAACGCCGTCGACCACGCCACAGACGACGTGACCGTCACGGTCGGGCTCCTCCCCGACGGCGACGGCTTCTACGTCGCCGACGACGGCGACGGAATCGGCCCGGCCGACCGCGACCGGATCTTCGAGCGGGGGTACACGACGAGCGACGAGGGGACCGGCTTCGGGCTGGCGATCGTCGCCGAGATCGTCGACGCCCACGGCTGGTCGATCGCGGTCACGGACCAGCAGTCGGCGGGAGAATCGTCCGGGACACGCTTCGAAGTATCCGGAATCTCGTCGCTCGAAGACGCCTAGGCCTCTTCTGTCGTCGGCGTCTCGGCGGCGTCGTCGTCCTCACGCCAGCGAAGCACGGCGACGAACAGTTCGTACAGGACCACCAGGCCGACACCGACCAGCGCCGCCCGCGTCGGCGAGAGGGCCAGATCGCGAGCAGCGGTGACGAGCGTCGGCGTCGGGCTCCCGAAGTAGCCGACGACGACCGCACCGAGCCAGACGGGAATCCGGGCGTCTTCGACCGCGAGCCGCGCCTTGAGCGCCCGCCGCGAGCGGCCGTAACGCCGGAGCAGGAAGGCTCCGATCTCGAACAGCGCGATCAGCGCACCCGCGATGATCGCCGGGGTCGCGATCGGTCCACCCGCACTCGCGAGTTGGTCGATCACGACCTGTGGCAGCGCGTCGTAGTAGCCCGGCGGGATCGGGCCGCTGCTGGCGACGTAGCCGCCGAGCGCCGCAGCGAGGTAGGCGACCGGTCGGCGGTCGGCCGCCTCCTCGGCCGTCGGAACCGGCGAACCGGTGCCGGTCCAGCGAAGCAGCGCCAGCGTCCCCTCGAACAGGAAGATCATCGTCACCGCGACGATCAGCGGTGCCATCCCGGTCGGATCCGGGCTAAAGAGGAAGGCGACGGCAGCGAAGCCACCCCAGAAGTACAGCCGCCGGTCTTCGAGCCACTGGCGGGTCGTCACGCCCATCATGATCGCCAGCATCACCAGCAGCGGGATCTGGAAGACGAGCGCGAAGAACCCGAGCATCAGGACGATGAGGTTGAACGTCTCGGTCAGGCCGAAAGCCGTCGTCGCCGCCTGCTCGCTGTACTCCGTGAAGTAGGCGAACAGCGAGGGGAGGACGGCGAAGTACGCGAAGCTGACCCCGACGGCCGCCAGCACGAGGCTCGTGGGAACGGCCGCGAGGTAGTAGCGTCGCTCGCGAGGGTAGAGGCCGGGGCGCATGAACCGATAGGTCTGGTAGACGCCGACCGGCAGTGCGATGATCAGCCCGACCAGCGTCGACACCTTCAGACGCGCAAGCACCAGCGAGAGCGGGTGATAGACGCGGGGCTTGACGCCACAGTCCGGGCCGGGGCAGAGCGCCGCATCGCCCAGGAACGAGTACCACAGGAAGTTGATCAGGTCGTTGGCGTAGAACACGACGATCCCGGCGACGCCGAACATGACAAGTCCGACCGCCAGGAACCGCAGCGCCATCTCCTCGACGTGTTCGGTCAGGGGCATCTCCTCGTCGTCGGGAGCCGTCGACGGCCCGACATCGTCCGGCGGGGACGGCGGTTCGCGATCGCGCGTCGGCCGCGCCGTCGCACTGGCGGCGGCACCACCGCCTTTCGGCGACGGGCCTGGCGCGTGGACCTGCTTTGGCTCCTCCGAGTCGTCGCTGTCACCGTCGTCGGTGTCCGACGCCGTCTCGGCGTCCGCGTCACCGTCCTCGGAATCGTCGGTGTCCGTGTCACCGTCACCGGTCTCGTCCGCCCGGCGAGCGTCGCCGCGTGCCTGCGTCTGATCTCGGCGGGCGGCCGGCGGCAGCTCCTCGTCGTCGTCGGACTCGTCGTCGCCGGACTCGTCGACGTCGTTCGCGGGGTCGTGGTCTTTCCACCACTCCTGTGGATCGTCGTCCGAGTCGGGGGCTCCGTCTTCGTCTTCCTCCGAGTCGGGGGCTCCGTCTTCGTCTTCCTCCGAGTCGGGGGCTCCGTCTTCGTCTTCCTCCGAGTCGGGGGCTCCGTCTTCGTCTTCCGTGTCGGCTGACGAGTCCGAGTCCGCTCTCTCGCGGTCGTCGTCTGCCGGGTCGTCCGCCGAGTCCTCCGTCGCGTCGGACGCGTCGTCTGCTTTCGCGTCGACGGCGGTCGACGAGGGTACCTGCTGCTCGTCGGCCGGCGACTCCTCCGAGTGGGAGTCGGCCGGCTCCTCGCTGGCTCGCTCGTCGTCGCCGTCGCGGTCGCCCATCTGTGGCCCCCTTGGCTGCTCGTTGTTGTAAACTTTCTTTTCGCAGTCCCGACGGGAGCGTTCGCGCGATGAACAAATTGATAACGCAGAGTCGGCAAGTCTCCGACCAGATGTCTACGGGGCTCGACGAAGACACGATGCGGTCTGTCCAGAGCGGCCGCGAGACGATGGGCTCGATGCTCAGAGCCGCGCAAAAACACCTCCAGAAGGTGTTCATCGTCTGGGTCGTCGGCCTCGTCGGAACGATCTACGCGCTCCAGGAGTTCCTGTGGGATCGGTTGAAGGCGGACATGATCGAACGGACCGCCGAAGAGGCCGACATCGTCGCCGTCACGCCCTTCGACGTGATCCTCTTGCAGGTGAAAATCGGGGCGGTCATCGGCATCCTCCTCGCGCTCCCCTTCCTGATCTACTACAGCCGGGACGCGCTGCGCGAGCGGGATCTGTGGCCCGCGGACAGGGTGCCACTGTGGAAGCTCTGGAGTCTGCTGTTGATCGCGATTGGCCTGTTCGCCGGTGGGATCCTCTACTCGTACAACCTCTTTTTCCCGCTGATGTTCGACTTCCTGGCCGAAAACGCCGCTAACGCCGGGTTCCGACCGGACTACTCGATCACCAAGTGGGTCGGGTTCGTCGCCTTGCTCGGCTTCTCGTTCGGGCTGGCGGCGCAACTCCCGCTGTTTATGAGCGCGCTGAGCTACACCGGCATCGTCCCCTACGAGACGTTCCGTGACCGTTGGCGAGTCGCGGTGGTCCTGATCTTCGGGTTCGGTGCGCTGTTTTCGCCGCCGGACCCGTTCACGCAGGTGATGTGGGCGCTGCCACTCGTCGGGCTGTACGTCGTCAGCCTCGGTATCTCGAAGATACTGGTGTTGACCAAGCGGGCCGGCGAGGAGGTCGGTGCTGCCACCGTCGCGCGCACGCGCTGGAACAAACTCGCCGCCGGGGCGGTCGTGGCCGGCGGCGCGGTGTACTACCTGCTCGCGACGCCCGCGTTCCAGTACATCCAGGCGTTCGCGGCGTGGTTCCCCTCCGACCAGCTCACCGGCGACATCGCTCGTCCGGATCTGCTCGGACTGGGGACAGAGACGACCGCGATCGCCATCGCCGCCGTGTTCGGCGTCGTGGCCGCGATCGTCGTCCTGTACTACTACATGATCAAGGCCCTCGACGTGGCGGCCGCCGAGGCGGGCAACTACGGCGATCCGACGGCCATCGATATCGAACCGCTGAGCGCCGGTGCCGTCCGGAGCGCGCCGGTCCAGCGGTTCCAGGAGATGGAAGAGCAAGAAGCGCTCGAA
Above is a genomic segment from Halomicrobium sp. LC1Hm containing:
- the larE gene encoding ATP-dependent sacrificial sulfur transferase LarE, which translates into the protein MTAVETKLDAARADLADRERVLIAFSGGVDSSVVAALAHDALGDDAVACTAKSETLPEAELVDANRVADEIGIRHEIVEFSELDSEAFVANDDERCYHCRSMRLSAMYDEARRLDIDVVCDGTNASDPGEGHRPGLRAVEELNAYSPLLEHDITKEEVREIAREYDLSVADKPSMACLSSRIPTGLEVTEDRLSRVEKAEQLLRTWGFEQFRVRDHDGLARIEVGDDELDVALDPDFVRAARDHVADLGFDHVTLDLHGYQTGSVSPDDESEDDDAVVEDVFSTEYPTGE
- a CDS encoding HAMP domain-containing sensor histidine kinase, giving the protein MSPVVYVGPPERGLAFERAVTGSVLAVETPDERVLDDPRTTFVVVDPVGEVDATRLADAPVTVLAAETSDLPDGVVDERVAVDGEPTAALADHVDTLADESLETVDEQGELRRQSERLDTLTSSISHDLQTPIQLAITQLELYRETGDETHLDRLADAHERMQRLIDDLLTLARQGDTVDEPQRVSLASVCEDAWRGIDTGGARLRVRADATLTTTPGRLDRLLSNLFVNAVDHATDDVTVTVGLLPDGDGFYVADDGDGIGPADRDRIFERGYTTSDEGTGFGLAIVAEIVDAHGWSIAVTDQQSAGESSGTRFEVSGISSLEDA
- a CDS encoding twin-arginine translocase subunit TatC, producing the protein MGDRDGDDERASEEPADSHSEESPADEQQVPSSTAVDAKADDASDATEDSADDPADDDRERADSDSSADTEDEDGAPDSEEDEDGAPDSEEDEDGAPDSEEDEDGAPDSDDDPQEWWKDHDPANDVDESGDDESDDDEELPPAARRDQTQARGDARRADETGDGDTDTDDSEDGDADAETASDTDDGDSDDSEEPKQVHAPGPSPKGGGAAASATARPTRDREPPSPPDDVGPSTAPDDEEMPLTEHVEEMALRFLAVGLVMFGVAGIVVFYANDLINFLWYSFLGDAALCPGPDCGVKPRVYHPLSLVLARLKVSTLVGLIIALPVGVYQTYRFMRPGLYPRERRYYLAAVPTSLVLAAVGVSFAYFAVLPSLFAYFTEYSEQAATTAFGLTETFNLIVLMLGFFALVFQIPLLVMLAIMMGVTTRQWLEDRRLYFWGGFAAVAFLFSPDPTGMAPLIVAVTMIFLFEGTLALLRWTGTGSPVPTAEEAADRRPVAYLAAALGGYVASSGPIPPGYYDALPQVVIDQLASAGGPIATPAIIAGALIALFEIGAFLLRRYGRSRRALKARLAVEDARIPVWLGAVVVGYFGSPTPTLVTAARDLALSPTRAALVGVGLVVLYELFVAVLRWREDDDAAETPTTEEA
- a CDS encoding twin-arginine translocase subunit TatC, with translation MSTGLDEDTMRSVQSGRETMGSMLRAAQKHLQKVFIVWVVGLVGTIYALQEFLWDRLKADMIERTAEEADIVAVTPFDVILLQVKIGAVIGILLALPFLIYYSRDALRERDLWPADRVPLWKLWSLLLIAIGLFAGGILYSYNLFFPLMFDFLAENAANAGFRPDYSITKWVGFVALLGFSFGLAAQLPLFMSALSYTGIVPYETFRDRWRVAVVLIFGFGALFSPPDPFTQVMWALPLVGLYVVSLGISKILVLTKRAGEEVGAATVARTRWNKLAAGAVVAGGAVYYLLATPAFQYIQAFAAWFPSDQLTGDIARPDLLGLGTETTAIAIAAVFGVVAAIVVLYYYMIKALDVAAAEAGNYGDPTAIDIEPLSAGAVRSAPVQRFQEMEEQEALELAQSAMDDGNPDKAEAILGRWDFAQDTMAGTGEAADDEDEEDADVVTSTTAGVMNAFTEEETTEDDIGGYYHDIAFILDSLTSKAIWFVGTFMAISGAAFVFLYSGGIGDIRNTFVSNLPPSMRADVTFVNLHPVEHLIFIVKFSAILGAVAVLPLIVYFAWPALKERGFVGGQRGVLGIWSGTVIASMIGGSLVGFTYVAPTVISWLAFDVLQSGMIISYRVAKFGWLVLALTVGIGLLFEIPVTMLLFHRGNIITFQSVQDRWRTVTLGVFVAGALFSPKGIFTMFLVSIPVTIAFLVGLGVLWLYTLGGRRAPEGAEPAD